A window of the Halorarum halophilum genome harbors these coding sequences:
- a CDS encoding DUF5805 domain-containing protein — protein MDAHPQGDDPDVDQSRESMKVYLPAYQKTEWVDHADRLDMNRSEFIRCMVQAGRRDLDLTAQPATDDHVLDLEARITTALENNDSLDWDELVDVITADLETIVDDVLQDLQNQGDISYSGRFKGYVSR, from the coding sequence ATGGACGCCCACCCCCAGGGGGACGACCCCGACGTCGACCAATCCCGCGAGTCGATGAAAGTCTACCTCCCCGCCTACCAGAAGACCGAGTGGGTCGACCACGCCGATCGGCTCGACATGAACCGCAGCGAGTTCATCCGCTGTATGGTCCAGGCTGGCCGTCGCGACCTCGACCTCACCGCGCAACCGGCGACTGACGACCACGTGCTCGATCTCGAAGCACGAATCACGACCGCGCTCGAAAACAACGACTCCCTCGACTGGGACGAGCTCGTCGACGTGATCACCGCCGACCTGGAGACGATCGTCGACGACGTCCTCCAGGATCTTCAGAACCAGGGCGACATCAGCTACAGCGGCCGATTCAAGGGATACGTCTCTCGCTGA